Below is a genomic region from Listeria swaminathanii.
GAAAATCAATATTCGGAAACATCATTTTCAAGTTTTCTAACAGTAATTTGGAAATGGATGTACCACTTTTACAAAGGACGACTGCGCGGAATATCGGCTGTTCCGTTTCCTCGATTTGATACATCCATCCAAGAACTATCATCGAAAGATACACAATTTCTTCTTCCGACCACTTACGGCCAACCAGTTTTTCAAAAGGTTTAGAGGCTTTTTCTACAATGTTGAATGTTGGGGTGTATTCTTTGATAAATTGTTTTTTAAGCGGATTATTGATTTGAAATCCTAAAATTGTCCGGTAAATTGCTGGTCTGACATGTAAAATCACTTTTTCTTTAAATTCGTTTTTCTTCATGATTTCAGTCGCAAAATACATTTCAAGTAAGCGGATGAACTCATCGACTGCGTAGGCAATTTCTTCACTGTCTGAGAAATGAAGTGCCGACTCGACTAGGTTCGAAGCGAGTACTTGTAACGATAAGTACAGCAAATCATTTTCACTTAAAAAGTCGTAACCCCAAAACATTTCTTTCATTATCGGGAACTCGCGGGTATTTTTGATGTCATACATTTCAATTTTAAATGTCCATTTTTTATTTGTTACGTTGGACCGTTTGATGATGCCGTGGAGGATATAGGGCAATTCCTCCATTTGTTCATCTGTAAATGTAATTTGGAGTTTACTTTCGACTTTTTCGAGCCGTTTCTTTAGCAAAAAGACTTCGCTAACTGTAATAAGCTTCTTTTCATCAAGTACGAATTTTCCGTACGGGGTCTGCACGACTTCGCGAATGAGTTCCGCTAGTAAATTACGAATCAAGAATTCTGAACCGGAAACTGCATAACCATCTTTTCGCGAGTAATCTAGTTGTATTTCAAATTCATGCAAGCTTTCCTTAATACTTTTCACATCTGTTAACATCGTATTTTTACTTACATAAACGTATTCCGCAAGCGCGCCGAGTGACATGTAATGATTGTGAAGCAGTAATTTAATCATAATTAGTTTGCGACGAATATTTACCTCATAAAACGAAAACAGCTGTTGTTCTTCTGCCGTTAAAAGCCGGTAACAAGCTTCCCTACATACATCTGTAACAAAAATCATGTCATGGTCAATCAAAATTGGTTCTGACTTTAGTAGATGGTTTATTTGTGTAATCTGTGCGCTAATTGCTTCTTTTGATACCTTAAAATTTTTGGAAACATTTCTAAGATTCACTTGCCGATTCAAGAGCAGATAAGTAATTAATTCCTTACAATTCTGTTCCATCTACTTTCCCCTCCCTTATACTAATAGTA
It encodes:
- a CDS encoding BglG family transcription antiterminator is translated as MEQNCKELITYLLLNRQVNLRNVSKNFKVSKEAISAQITQINHLLKSEPILIDHDMIFVTDVCREACYRLLTAEEQQLFSFYEVNIRRKLIMIKLLLHNHYMSLGALAEYVYVSKNTMLTDVKSIKESLHEFEIQLDYSRKDGYAVSGSEFLIRNLLAELIREVVQTPYGKFVLDEKKLITVSEVFLLKKRLEKVESKLQITFTDEQMEELPYILHGIIKRSNVTNKKWTFKIEMYDIKNTREFPIMKEMFWGYDFLSENDLLYLSLQVLASNLVESALHFSDSEEIAYAVDEFIRLLEMYFATEIMKKNEFKEKVILHVRPAIYRTILGFQINNPLKKQFIKEYTPTFNIVEKASKPFEKLVGRKWSEEEIVYLSMIVLGWMYQIEETEQPIFRAVVLCKSGTSISKLLLENLKMMFPNIDFQGAYAVRQLNTVARDIDFIFTTVPVQSNATIFVIPSILSKDSRQILREQVDKAIEMDSHKKTKELLAMLKDEIPEENIRLVQAKVESFFSKKEQPVEKKEPEQMRITEEQIHFLETPLEWERLVSAAFSPMLERGTVDTCYIHTCEEIFYQNYEQMMIGPNIYLPHAKPANGVIKQDIQLMIMKADTRTPGNKAVKIMIALAPSEQNKHIPLLLKLNEIFLQPERLAELLASTNKKKIVEILERG